The following are encoded in a window of Miltoncostaea marina genomic DNA:
- a CDS encoding choice-of-anchor L domain-containing protein, whose translation MIVRRRTRGLAAAAAAALALPAAAAAAPPALQITDAGPGVAGLSTADGIAGELLGPGVALAAPATINGSADPAAYAAALPSFGRFGQGAGDVGIETGLVIGANARAGSFAAASIQAGIAAERDDAELFGVVHDAGLCQTPDPAQCINNATSVEFSVVPTARYLKFEYALAITEAGTFNAGTGAWSGAVHGYPDGFALFVGGRRVADNCAVVPRTSTYVTMQTAGIVAQAATGTNRALAQANLAARVADTATPPITPAGVAYAAQNGQWGVRFLTVPLTCVADVEAARLAGTPADIKIVVADVNDGAVPPAVFLKGGSVRLSANDTPSDVADPEPAPPAPAPAAPAAPAPAPAPAPAPAEGVATPLAPPTVLAPTRQDPAEGAGVRTVHRVQLDGVGRYTFLYVDAATGARIVQRPGSRVGRRWLTKRYSAPVLDNQAPGRRIVLAGRFDRRTSPRDASRVRLRIVLRSPDGTLSEVRMQPDGSLR comes from the coding sequence ATGATCGTTCGTCGTCGAACCCGAGGGCTCGCCGCGGCGGCCGCCGCGGCGCTCGCCCTGCCGGCGGCCGCCGCCGCGGCACCCCCGGCGCTGCAGATCACGGACGCCGGGCCCGGCGTCGCCGGCCTCTCGACCGCCGACGGGATCGCCGGGGAACTGCTCGGGCCGGGCGTGGCGCTGGCCGCGCCGGCGACGATCAACGGCAGCGCGGACCCGGCCGCCTACGCCGCCGCGCTGCCGTCGTTCGGCCGCTTCGGGCAGGGCGCCGGCGACGTCGGCATCGAAACGGGCCTCGTGATCGGGGCCAACGCCCGGGCCGGCTCGTTCGCGGCCGCCTCCATCCAGGCCGGCATCGCGGCGGAGCGCGACGACGCCGAGCTGTTCGGCGTCGTCCACGACGCGGGCCTCTGCCAGACGCCGGACCCGGCGCAGTGCATCAACAACGCCACCAGCGTCGAGTTCTCGGTAGTGCCCACGGCGCGCTACCTCAAGTTCGAGTACGCGCTCGCCATCACCGAGGCGGGCACCTTCAACGCCGGCACGGGCGCCTGGAGCGGGGCCGTGCACGGCTACCCCGACGGCTTCGCGCTGTTCGTCGGCGGACGCCGGGTGGCGGACAACTGCGCCGTCGTGCCGCGCACGTCCACCTACGTCACGATGCAGACGGCCGGCATCGTCGCGCAGGCGGCGACCGGCACCAACCGCGCGCTCGCGCAGGCCAACCTCGCGGCCCGCGTGGCCGACACGGCCACCCCGCCGATCACGCCCGCGGGCGTCGCCTACGCGGCGCAGAACGGCCAGTGGGGGGTGCGGTTCCTCACCGTCCCCCTGACCTGCGTCGCCGACGTGGAGGCGGCGCGCCTGGCCGGCACGCCGGCGGACATCAAGATCGTCGTCGCCGACGTCAACGACGGCGCCGTGCCGCCGGCCGTGTTCCTGAAGGGCGGCTCCGTGCGCTTGTCGGCCAACGACACGCCCTCCGACGTCGCCGACCCGGAGCCCGCGCCGCCCGCCCCGGCGCCGGCCGCCCCCGCCGCCCCGGCCCCCGCCCCCGCCCCCGCCCCCGCCCCCGCCGAGGGCGTCGCCACGCCGCTGGCCCCGCCGACCGTGCTGGCGCCGACGCGGCAGGACCCGGCAGAGGGCGCCGGGGTGCGCACGGTGCACCGCGTGCAGCTCGACGGGGTCGGCCGCTACACGTTCCTCTACGTCGACGCCGCGACCGGCGCCCGCATCGTGCAGCGCCCGGGCAGCCGCGTCGGCCGGCGGTGGCTCACGAAGCGCTACAGCGCGCCGGTGCTGGACAACCAGGCCCCCGGCCGGCGGATCGTGCTCGCCGGGCGCTTCGACCGCAGGACCTCTCCGCGCGACGCGAGCCGGGTGCGGCTGCGCATCGTGCTCCGCTCGCCCGACGGGACGCTCTCGGAGGTGCGCATGCAGCCGGACGGCTCGCTGCGCTGA
- the guaA gene encoding glutamine-hydrolyzing GMP synthase, whose product MTTSVHAPALDPALAAAAPGGVLVIDFGAQYSQLIARRIRECRVFSAVVPHDASPDEVAALRPAGLVLSGGPASVYEPGAPALNPRFLELGVPVLGICYGMQAMALTLGGEVARTGAGEFGKTSLTVRSREGMFHALPAEVCWMSHRDGVARPPAGFAISAETEGAPVAAMESPERRMYGVQFHPEVVHTPFGTDLLKWFLFEACDCSPTWTATHVIEEQVERVRAQVGDSRVICGLSGGVDSAVAALIVHRAVGDRLTCVFVDHGLLRLDEGEQVESAFGRHFGVPLVHVQAQEHFLRALAGVTDPEQKRKTIGREFIRIFEREAEKLSDARFLVQGTLYSDVIESGSRDAAKIKSHHNVGGLPEDMVVELVEPLRQLFKDEVRVVGEELGLPESMVWRQPFPGPGLAIRIIGEVTAERLEILRRADFVLQEEIRRAGLYRELWQSFAVLPAVKSVGVQGDERTYAYPIVIRAVTSDDAMTADWARLPYDLLERISNRIINEVPGVNRVALDLTSKPPGTIEWE is encoded by the coding sequence TTGACGACGTCGGTCCACGCACCCGCCCTCGACCCGGCCCTCGCGGCCGCCGCCCCCGGCGGCGTGCTGGTCATCGACTTCGGGGCCCAGTACAGCCAGCTCATCGCGCGCCGCATCCGCGAGTGCCGGGTGTTCTCGGCGGTGGTGCCGCACGACGCCTCGCCCGACGAGGTGGCCGCCCTCCGGCCGGCCGGGCTCGTGCTCTCGGGCGGGCCGGCTTCGGTCTACGAGCCCGGCGCGCCCGCGCTCAACCCGCGCTTCCTGGAGCTGGGCGTCCCCGTGCTCGGCATCTGCTACGGCATGCAGGCCATGGCGCTGACGCTCGGCGGCGAGGTCGCCCGCACCGGCGCCGGCGAGTTCGGCAAGACGTCGCTCACCGTGCGCTCGCGCGAGGGCATGTTCCACGCCCTGCCGGCCGAGGTCTGCTGGATGAGCCACCGCGACGGCGTCGCCCGGCCGCCGGCCGGCTTCGCCATCAGCGCCGAGACCGAGGGCGCCCCGGTGGCGGCCATGGAGAGCCCCGAGCGGCGCATGTACGGGGTGCAGTTCCACCCCGAGGTCGTGCACACGCCGTTCGGCACCGACCTGCTCAAGTGGTTCCTGTTCGAGGCGTGCGACTGCTCACCCACCTGGACCGCGACCCACGTCATCGAGGAGCAGGTCGAGCGCGTGCGCGCGCAGGTGGGCGACTCGCGCGTGATCTGCGGCCTGTCCGGCGGCGTCGACTCGGCCGTCGCCGCGCTCATCGTCCACCGCGCCGTCGGAGACCGGCTCACCTGCGTCTTCGTCGACCACGGCCTGCTGCGGCTGGACGAGGGCGAGCAGGTGGAGAGCGCGTTCGGCCGGCACTTCGGCGTGCCCCTCGTGCACGTGCAGGCGCAGGAGCACTTCCTGCGCGCGCTGGCGGGCGTGACCGACCCCGAGCAGAAGCGCAAGACCATCGGGCGCGAGTTCATCCGCATCTTCGAGCGCGAGGCGGAGAAGCTCTCCGACGCCCGCTTCCTCGTGCAGGGCACGCTCTACTCCGACGTCATCGAGTCGGGCAGCCGCGACGCGGCGAAGATCAAGAGCCACCACAACGTGGGCGGCCTGCCCGAGGACATGGTCGTGGAGCTCGTGGAGCCGCTGCGCCAGCTGTTCAAGGACGAGGTGCGGGTGGTCGGCGAGGAGCTGGGTCTGCCCGAGAGCATGGTGTGGCGCCAGCCGTTCCCCGGCCCGGGCCTCGCGATCCGGATCATCGGCGAGGTCACCGCGGAGCGGCTCGAGATCCTCCGCCGGGCCGACTTCGTGCTCCAGGAGGAGATCCGCCGCGCGGGCCTCTACCGCGAGCTGTGGCAGAGCTTCGCCGTGCTGCCGGCGGTGAAGAGCGTCGGCGTGCAGGGCGACGAGCGCACCTACGCCTACCCGATCGTGATCCGCGCCGTGACGAGCGACGACGCGATGACCGCCGACTGGGCGCGCCTGCCCTACGACCTGCTCGAGCGCATCTCCAACCGCATCATCAACGAGGTCCCCGGGGTCAACCGGGTGGCCCTCGACCTCACGAGCAAGCCGCCGGGGACGATCGAGTGGGAGTGA
- a CDS encoding MBL fold metallo-hydrolase, producing the protein MAIRSYGAAGTVTGSCHLVEADGRRLLVDCGAFQGSRELFARNRGPLGFDPASLDGVLVTHAHLDHSGRLPLLLRGGYAGPVHALPATRELCEHLLLDAAKIQREDAERDRRNGREADPATFDDDDVWRTLARFEPLAYDVAAEVGGLRVTARRAGHIPGSASFLIEAAGRRLVVSGDIGNARKEILPDPAPCPPADVVVMESTYGDRDHRPYEDTIEELARVLREAWERGGMILVPSFALERAHEVLYTVAGLERSHDIPSMPVYVDSPLAAKVDEVYDRFPEELSDELRLVVATGRNPFEPKHLRYTRSVQESRRIAEAGGPAIVIAGSGMLSGGRILHHLRAHAGSPDTTVLIVGYQPSGGLGRALIDGHETVRIMGRETRVRARTVTVGGLSAHAGRTELLDWVRSSGDAEVRLVHGEPGALESLRDALAAAGRRAVVQPSEVPVPGDGRHHEAGE; encoded by the coding sequence GTGGCCATCCGCTCCTACGGGGCGGCCGGGACGGTGACGGGCTCCTGCCACCTGGTGGAGGCGGACGGCCGCCGCCTGCTCGTGGACTGCGGCGCCTTCCAGGGCTCGCGCGAGCTCTTCGCCCGCAACCGCGGGCCGCTCGGGTTCGACCCGGCGTCGCTCGACGGCGTCCTGGTGACCCACGCCCACCTCGACCACTCCGGCCGGCTGCCGCTGCTGCTGCGCGGCGGGTACGCGGGGCCGGTCCACGCCCTGCCGGCCACGCGCGAGCTGTGCGAGCACCTGCTGCTGGACGCCGCGAAGATCCAGCGCGAGGACGCCGAGCGCGACCGGCGCAACGGCCGCGAGGCCGACCCGGCGACGTTCGACGACGACGACGTCTGGCGCACCCTGGCCCGCTTCGAGCCGCTCGCCTACGACGTCGCCGCCGAGGTCGGCGGGCTGCGGGTGACCGCCCGGCGGGCCGGGCACATCCCCGGGTCGGCCAGCTTCCTGATCGAGGCGGCCGGCCGGCGGCTGGTCGTGAGCGGCGACATCGGCAACGCGCGCAAGGAGATCCTCCCCGACCCGGCCCCCTGCCCGCCGGCGGACGTCGTGGTGATGGAGTCGACCTACGGCGACCGCGACCACCGGCCCTACGAGGACACCATCGAGGAGCTCGCCCGCGTGCTCCGCGAGGCCTGGGAGCGGGGCGGGATGATCCTGGTGCCGTCCTTCGCGCTCGAGCGCGCCCACGAGGTGCTCTACACCGTCGCCGGGCTCGAGCGCTCGCACGACATCCCCTCGATGCCGGTCTACGTCGACTCGCCGCTGGCCGCGAAGGTGGACGAGGTCTACGACCGCTTCCCCGAGGAGCTGTCCGACGAGCTGCGGCTCGTGGTCGCCACCGGCCGCAACCCGTTCGAGCCGAAGCACCTGCGCTACACCCGCTCGGTGCAGGAGTCGCGCCGCATCGCCGAGGCCGGCGGGCCGGCGATCGTGATCGCCGGGTCGGGGATGCTCTCGGGCGGCCGGATCCTCCACCACCTGCGGGCGCACGCCGGCAGCCCCGACACCACGGTGCTGATCGTCGGGTACCAGCCCTCGGGCGGCCTGGGCCGCGCCCTGATCGACGGCCACGAGACCGTGCGCATCATGGGCCGCGAGACGCGGGTCCGCGCCCGCACGGTGACGGTCGGCGGCCTCTCGGCGCACGCCGGGCGCACGGAGCTGCTCGACTGGGTGCGATCGTCCGGCGACGCGGAGGTGCGCCTGGTGCACGGCGAGCCCGGCGCCCTGGAGTCGCTGCGCGACGCCCTGGCGGCGGCCGGGCGGCGGGCCGTGGTGCAGCCGAGCGAGGTGCCCGTGCCCGGCGACGGCCGTCACCACGAAGCCGGTGAATAG
- a CDS encoding GuaB3 family IMP dehydrogenase-related protein, whose product MEIEIGRGKKGRRAYGLDEIAIVPSRRTRDPEDVDLTWRLDGHELELPILASAMDGVVDTRTAGIIGKTGGLGVLNLEGIQTRYEEADAELERIAAMPPKEATRGLQEIYREPIKPELMAQRIREIKAQGVLAAGSLTPQRVTEYIDVVLDAGLDILVIQGTVVSAEHVSSVAEPLNLKRFIAELPVPVIVGGCASYHAALHLMRTGAVGVLVGVGPGAACTTRQVIGVGVPQATAIADAAGARMQHLMETGQYVNVIADGGMAYAGDLAKAIACGADACMIGSPFAKAAEAPGRGYHWGMATFHPQLPRGTRVKTETIGTLEEILVGPAHENDGTLNLVGGLRSAMATCGYESIQSFQKCEVMVAPALKTEGKKLQQAQSVGMG is encoded by the coding sequence GTGGAGATCGAGATCGGGCGTGGAAAGAAGGGGCGGCGGGCGTACGGGCTGGACGAGATCGCCATCGTCCCCAGCCGCCGGACGCGTGACCCGGAGGACGTCGACCTGACCTGGCGCCTCGACGGGCACGAGCTCGAGCTGCCCATCCTCGCCTCGGCGATGGACGGCGTGGTCGACACCCGCACGGCGGGGATCATCGGCAAGACCGGCGGCCTCGGCGTCCTCAACCTCGAGGGCATCCAGACCCGCTACGAGGAGGCCGACGCCGAGCTGGAGCGCATCGCGGCGATGCCGCCCAAGGAGGCGACGCGCGGCCTGCAGGAGATCTACCGCGAGCCCATCAAGCCCGAGCTGATGGCCCAGCGCATCCGCGAGATCAAGGCCCAGGGCGTGCTCGCCGCCGGGTCGCTCACCCCGCAGCGGGTCACCGAGTACATCGACGTGGTGCTCGACGCGGGCCTCGACATCCTGGTCATCCAGGGGACGGTCGTCTCCGCCGAGCACGTCTCCTCGGTCGCCGAGCCGCTCAACCTGAAGCGCTTCATCGCCGAGCTGCCGGTGCCCGTCATCGTCGGCGGCTGCGCCTCCTACCACGCCGCCCTGCACCTCATGCGCACCGGCGCCGTGGGCGTGCTCGTGGGCGTCGGGCCCGGCGCCGCCTGCACCACCCGCCAGGTGATCGGCGTGGGCGTGCCCCAGGCCACCGCCATCGCGGACGCGGCCGGCGCGCGCATGCAGCACCTCATGGAGACCGGCCAGTACGTCAACGTCATCGCCGACGGCGGCATGGCCTACGCCGGCGACCTCGCCAAGGCGATCGCCTGCGGCGCCGACGCCTGCATGATCGGCTCGCCGTTCGCGAAGGCGGCCGAGGCCCCGGGCCGCGGCTACCACTGGGGGATGGCGACCTTCCACCCGCAGCTGCCGCGCGGCACCCGGGTCAAGACCGAGACGATCGGCACGCTCGAGGAGATCCTCGTCGGCCCGGCGCACGAGAACGACGGCACGCTCAACCTGGTCGGCGGCCTGCGCAGCGCGATGGCCACCTGCGGCTACGAGTCCATCCAGAGCTTCCAGAAGTGCGAGGTGATGGTGGCGCCGGCGCTCAAGACCGAGGGCAAGAAGCTCCAGCAGGCCCAGTCCGTGGGCATGGGGTAG
- a CDS encoding 1-phosphofructokinase family hexose kinase encodes MIVTVTLNAALDRTVRVPNFNIGNRHRADASLRLPGGKGVNVARALKRLGQPVIATGMAGGRVGTYIIEELTGEGILNDFVRIAEESRTSTAVIDPTTGSQTEINELGPSVLPAELELFHEKMRYLCKGADIVVLAGSLPRDVPADYYEQLTRELRREKVVVAVDAAGPALRAALAAEPGVVSPNVREAEEIVGHEFADEDDMAAAAETLTQMGAETALIHHEDGCVARIRTEHGKRGRTYRARLPRRTDVVSTVGSGDAMLAGYLSGRHGHQPPEAALALAVACGAASTQRFGAGVFDPADVEAFMRRVEVVADQ; translated from the coding sequence GTGATCGTCACGGTGACCCTCAACGCGGCGCTCGACCGCACGGTGCGCGTGCCCAACTTCAACATCGGCAACCGCCACCGCGCGGACGCCTCGCTGCGGCTGCCGGGCGGCAAGGGTGTCAACGTGGCGCGGGCCCTCAAGCGCCTCGGCCAGCCGGTCATCGCCACCGGCATGGCCGGCGGGCGGGTGGGGACCTACATCATCGAGGAGCTCACGGGCGAGGGCATCCTCAACGACTTCGTGCGGATCGCCGAGGAGTCGCGCACCAGCACCGCCGTGATCGACCCGACGACCGGCTCGCAGACCGAGATCAACGAGCTGGGCCCGTCCGTGCTCCCGGCCGAGCTGGAGCTCTTCCACGAGAAGATGCGCTACCTGTGCAAGGGCGCCGACATCGTGGTGCTGGCGGGCTCGCTGCCGCGCGACGTGCCGGCCGACTACTACGAGCAGCTCACCCGCGAGCTGCGCCGCGAGAAGGTGGTGGTGGCCGTCGACGCGGCGGGGCCCGCCCTGCGCGCGGCGCTCGCCGCCGAGCCCGGCGTGGTGAGCCCCAACGTGCGCGAGGCCGAGGAGATCGTGGGCCACGAGTTCGCCGACGAGGACGACATGGCCGCCGCGGCGGAGACGCTCACCCAGATGGGCGCCGAGACGGCGCTCATCCATCACGAGGACGGCTGCGTGGCGCGCATCCGCACCGAGCACGGCAAGCGCGGGCGCACCTACCGCGCGCGCCTGCCGCGGCGCACGGACGTGGTGTCGACCGTCGGCTCGGGCGACGCGATGCTGGCCGGCTACCTGTCCGGGCGCCACGGCCACCAGCCCCCCGAGGCGGCGCTCGCGCTGGCCGTCGCCTGCGGCGCGGCGAGCACCCAGCGGTTCGGGGCGGGCGTGTTCGACCCGGCCGACGTGGAGGCCTTCATGCGGCGGGTCGAGGTGGTGGCCGACCAGTGA
- a CDS encoding D-alanyl-D-alanine carboxypeptidase family protein — MLRRLAIIVVLASVVAAPAAAAPAPEVAAAAYILVNPRTGETLAQRAPDRELAMASTTKIMTALVVLDEAGLDEEYTVPRAAVEIGGSSAGLVAGERLSVRDLLTGLLVASGNDAGLTLAQGVAGSEAAFVELMNARARRMGLAHTRFHNAHGLDAPGHHSSVSDLIRLGRVAMRDPVFRAIVASRRATIPGPRGAGVRELVSENLLLDLDPGADGVKTGMTNDAGYAIVARSRRPALGVTLYAAMIGSPSGEQRAQDTKRLLDWGFAQYARATLLPAGAIVGEAPVDDAPGVRVPYRPDRPLSAPIRLGQPLTETIVAPTEVRAPVSAGEVIGTITMRQGGRVVGRRDLVAVRGAAEPGFLDRLRAGVESLLP, encoded by the coding sequence GTGCTGCGCCGGCTCGCGATCATCGTCGTGCTCGCGTCGGTGGTCGCCGCCCCCGCCGCCGCCGCGCCCGCTCCGGAGGTCGCCGCGGCCGCCTATATCCTCGTCAACCCGAGGACGGGCGAGACGCTGGCCCAGCGCGCCCCCGACCGGGAGCTGGCGATGGCGAGCACGACGAAGATCATGACCGCGCTGGTCGTCCTGGACGAGGCCGGCCTCGACGAGGAGTACACGGTCCCGCGGGCGGCGGTCGAGATCGGGGGCTCCAGCGCCGGGCTGGTCGCGGGTGAGCGGCTGTCGGTGCGCGACCTGCTCACCGGCCTGCTCGTGGCGAGCGGCAACGACGCCGGCCTGACCCTCGCCCAGGGCGTGGCGGGCTCGGAGGCGGCCTTCGTGGAGCTCATGAACGCGCGGGCCCGGCGGATGGGGCTCGCGCACACCCGCTTCCACAACGCGCATGGACTCGACGCGCCGGGGCATCATTCGAGCGTGTCCGACCTCATCCGCCTGGGCCGCGTCGCCATGCGCGACCCGGTCTTCCGCGCGATCGTCGCCTCCCGCCGGGCCACCATCCCCGGGCCGCGGGGCGCCGGCGTGCGCGAGCTGGTGTCGGAGAACCTGCTGCTCGACCTGGACCCGGGCGCGGACGGGGTCAAGACCGGCATGACCAACGACGCCGGCTATGCGATCGTCGCCCGCTCGCGGCGCCCGGCGCTCGGGGTGACGCTCTACGCGGCGATGATCGGCTCGCCCTCCGGCGAGCAGCGCGCGCAGGACACGAAGCGACTGCTGGACTGGGGCTTCGCCCAGTACGCGCGCGCGACGCTGCTGCCGGCCGGCGCGATCGTGGGCGAGGCGCCGGTCGACGACGCGCCCGGGGTGCGGGTGCCCTACCGGCCCGACCGCCCGCTGAGCGCGCCGATCCGGCTGGGGCAGCCGCTCACCGAGACGATCGTGGCGCCCACCGAGGTGCGGGCGCCGGTCAGCGCGGGCGAGGTGATCGGCACGATCACCATGCGCCAGGGCGGCCGCGTGGTCGGGCGGCGCGACCTCGTCGCCGTGCGCGGTGCCGCGGAGCCCGGGTTCCTCGACCGCCTGCGGGCCGGCGTGGAGTCGCTGCTGCCGTGA
- the pyrF gene encoding orotidine-5'-phosphate decarboxylase codes for MSATPFGARLAAAVETRASQVVLGLDPDPRRVPGGAEGARAFCRRAIAAAGPACVAAKIQLATFERFGTAGWEAFERVATAAADAGLLVIADAKRGDVDVTSRAYAEAFLRPPIDALTINPSLGGDAVAPFIEAATAGGRGLFALVRTSNPGAAELQDLPLAGGGLWHEAVARKVAEWGAPSVDASGLSALGAVVGATVPERLAALRELMPHQPLLIPGVGAQGGRPEDLGPAFGGRAAGALVSASRSIIFAERPRRAAEELRAALWTAFEEGEGPVAG; via the coding sequence GTGAGCGCGACCCCGTTCGGCGCGCGGCTGGCGGCGGCCGTCGAGACGCGCGCGAGCCAGGTGGTGCTGGGCCTCGACCCCGACCCGCGGCGCGTGCCGGGCGGCGCCGAGGGCGCGCGCGCGTTCTGCCGGCGGGCGATCGCCGCGGCCGGGCCGGCGTGCGTGGCCGCCAAGATCCAGCTCGCCACCTTCGAGCGCTTCGGCACCGCGGGGTGGGAGGCGTTCGAGCGGGTGGCGACCGCCGCCGCCGACGCCGGCCTGCTCGTGATCGCCGACGCCAAGCGCGGCGACGTGGACGTCACCAGCCGCGCCTACGCCGAGGCCTTCCTGCGGCCGCCGATCGACGCCCTCACGATCAACCCCTCGCTCGGCGGCGACGCCGTCGCGCCGTTCATCGAGGCCGCGACGGCCGGCGGCCGCGGCCTGTTCGCGCTCGTGCGCACCTCCAACCCGGGGGCGGCCGAGCTGCAGGACCTCCCCCTGGCGGGCGGCGGGCTGTGGCACGAGGCCGTCGCGCGCAAGGTGGCCGAGTGGGGCGCGCCGAGCGTCGACGCGTCCGGGCTCTCCGCGCTCGGCGCGGTGGTCGGCGCGACCGTCCCCGAGCGGCTCGCGGCGCTGCGCGAGCTGATGCCGCACCAGCCGCTGCTGATCCCGGGCGTGGGCGCGCAGGGCGGCCGCCCGGAGGACCTCGGCCCGGCGTTCGGCGGCCGCGCCGCCGGCGCGCTCGTCTCCGCGAGCCGCTCGATCATCTTCGCCGAGCGCCCCCGCCGGGCGGCCGAGGAGCTGCGCGCGGCGCTCTGGACGGCGTTCGAGGAGGGGGAGGGGCCGGTCGCGGGATGA
- a CDS encoding AEC family transporter translates to MTETTFAALVVILAGAVARRAGVLRREDGPLLVRVVIHLTLPALVFLILARADLDGTLLLVPVAGLAIHAALLLLAAGATRVWGMERPRSGALIVATAVGNTGFFGLPLIAASGDGFSQAAAVMYDSLATGILTWTSTVAIASAYGRVEEGPRIDRRQVVRSLMLPPNWALVAGLAVNLAGVELSAAAERPFEILGAATLPLTMVYAGLMIEGRGLARLWGELTFVVVVKLGLAAVIGYGIALALGLEGDVLHTVVIMAAMPTAMMSLVIGAREGLRTDVLAGAVVVTTLLATLTLPAWRELLL, encoded by the coding sequence CTGACCGAGACCACCTTCGCGGCCCTCGTCGTCATCCTCGCCGGCGCGGTGGCGCGCCGGGCGGGGGTCCTGCGCCGCGAGGACGGGCCGCTGCTGGTGCGGGTGGTGATCCACCTCACCCTGCCGGCGCTGGTCTTCCTGATCCTGGCCCGCGCCGACCTCGACGGCACGCTCCTGCTCGTGCCGGTGGCGGGCCTCGCGATCCACGCCGCGCTGCTGCTGCTGGCGGCCGGCGCGACGCGCGTATGGGGCATGGAGCGGCCGCGGTCGGGGGCCCTGATCGTGGCGACCGCGGTGGGCAACACCGGGTTCTTCGGCCTGCCGCTGATCGCCGCCTCGGGCGACGGCTTCTCGCAGGCGGCGGCGGTGATGTACGACTCGCTGGCCACCGGGATCCTCACCTGGACCTCGACGGTCGCGATCGCCTCCGCCTACGGGCGGGTGGAGGAGGGCCCCCGCATCGACCGCCGCCAGGTGGTGCGCTCCCTGATGCTGCCGCCCAACTGGGCCCTCGTCGCCGGCCTCGCGGTGAACCTGGCCGGCGTCGAGCTGAGCGCGGCCGCCGAGCGGCCCTTCGAGATCCTGGGGGCGGCCACCCTGCCGCTGACGATGGTCTACGCCGGGCTCATGATCGAGGGGCGCGGGCTGGCGCGGCTGTGGGGCGAGCTGACCTTCGTGGTGGTCGTGAAGCTCGGCCTGGCGGCCGTGATCGGCTACGGGATCGCCCTCGCCCTGGGCCTCGAGGGTGACGTCCTGCACACGGTCGTCATCATGGCGGCCATGCCGACCGCCATGATGTCGCTCGTGATCGGCGCACGCGAAGGCCTGCGCACCGACGTCCTCGCCGGTGCGGTGGTCGTGACCACGCTCCTCGCCACCCTCACGCTGCCCGCGTGGCGGGAGCTGCTGCTGTGA
- a CDS encoding PASTA domain-containing protein produces MSRAAARALAAIIAVPVAVTLAAGCSSDGGGDAGPDDAPPPAERVAVPDVAGLTPAAAVELICDAGLTVGAVEVVARTPEVRGRAGRAGARMRVRSTTPAAGVALPAGHFVDLGVAVPRNAAIVVRAACDPAAAPAPGDQEGGRTSRQ; encoded by the coding sequence ATGTCACGCGCCGCAGCCCGAGCCCTCGCCGCGATCATCGCCGTCCCGGTCGCGGTCACGCTCGCCGCGGGCTGCTCGTCGGACGGCGGCGGCGACGCCGGCCCCGACGACGCTCCGCCGCCGGCGGAGCGGGTCGCCGTGCCCGACGTGGCCGGCCTGACCCCCGCCGCGGCGGTGGAGCTCATCTGCGACGCCGGCCTGACGGTCGGCGCGGTCGAGGTGGTCGCCCGCACGCCGGAGGTCCGCGGGCGCGCCGGGCGGGCGGGCGCCCGGATGCGCGTCCGCTCCACGACCCCCGCGGCGGGGGTCGCGCTGCCGGCGGGCCACTTCGTCGACCTCGGCGTCGCGGTGCCGCGCAACGCGGCGATCGTCGTGCGGGCGGCGTGCGACCCGGCCGCGGCGCCCGCGCCCGGCGATCAGGAGGGCGGCAGGACCTCCCGCCAGTAG
- a CDS encoding PilW family protein encodes MTARARIRGRLRDQGGFSLTELLVAMILASIFATGLFAFFFSGVDATRTHESQARAQADGRTALARLVREARQAISPDDGLTSPVVLLSPTELVMYVDPSRALTATTPRPHKVRWAVVSGRLVRESAAPVGASAPFTYNAYTGRQTMLAPVQNGATPVFAAATGAGDPLPATPSAAQLREVGRIAVRLVVGQRSGGTTSTLELSTDVALRNA; translated from the coding sequence GTGACCGCGCGGGCCCGCATCCGCGGCCGGCTGCGCGACCAGGGCGGGTTCAGCCTCACCGAGCTGCTCGTGGCGATGATCCTCGCCTCGATCTTCGCCACCGGGCTGTTCGCCTTCTTCTTCTCGGGCGTCGACGCCACCCGCACGCACGAGTCGCAGGCGCGCGCGCAGGCCGACGGCCGCACCGCGCTGGCCCGCCTCGTGCGCGAGGCGCGCCAGGCGATCAGCCCGGACGACGGGCTCACCAGCCCGGTCGTGCTGCTCAGCCCGACCGAGCTCGTGATGTACGTCGACCCCTCGCGGGCGCTCACGGCCACCACGCCGCGGCCGCACAAGGTGCGCTGGGCGGTCGTGTCGGGCCGGCTCGTCCGCGAGTCGGCCGCGCCCGTCGGCGCGAGCGCGCCGTTCACCTACAACGCGTACACCGGCCGGCAGACGATGCTCGCCCCGGTGCAGAACGGCGCCACGCCGGTCTTCGCCGCCGCGACCGGCGCCGGCGACCCGCTCCCCGCCACCCCGAGCGCCGCGCAACTGCGCGAGGTCGGCCGCATCGCGGTGCGCCTGGTCGTGGGCCAGCGCAGCGGGGGCACGACCTCGACCCTGGAGCTGAGCACCGATGTCGCACTCCGCAACGCCTAG